One Methanobacterium sp. genomic region harbors:
- a CDS encoding phage tail tape measure protein has protein sequence MATTKEYGILVTGDINDIQAKLNTLVGDISKIPDKVIELTANVNDKPVKELDTELDSLDGRVVKTDVNADISDAETDVKKVIEDVKGIPDKKTVKIDADGSEAESEINNLKDMLDDLKQTALEFATGTAAIAGISGLSEQDTEVSNMKKSTSSLSKEMEDVANQVYKVTSADWSTITEAVRYVVGQMGLSGAAAVNMTKEMINFQKAFPWTDTYSLARAISSVMKNMGVDAQTAFNLISLAMQKTQDPGQDLLDTFWEYSNQFARMGWSAQEFTNYLIEGLQEGAFNSDKLGDAFKELTIRVTENRSGFIAIAKQMGFTEAQANSLADAIAKGGPAAKDAVNQINSKFSTLPQSLQDQLGPSLYGSMYEDLRKTIPNSINKALNESVDDTNAAAQQAGEKVGSNTGQGVADGFIQFLRQLGLGPFVDGLSDVLQEAISIVMALIIGKLILSLPQMYTIFKNAGTKVSDIIRTWAWGSDAGNASRGLFQAIEGNIKDTSILGRITSFGSNVVDKIRGWSIFGDEAGKVTIDMVGSVEDGFKMKPSLIQKITQFGYDVVGTVTKVFSFIKIPSIDLGIAKLFGDLPISGIVAIGAKIAGALAVVTMGLDALWNASDYYSEGIVSSLLKITGIEALLNFVGLGDGVKNFEAWADGITGSLQQLVDNLFGSGFGQMVTNFAEGIQNTFRSSIDLSSIGGFFSSLVDLIKAPFVDIANEGLAPWLLRIGGQISDYLAPIGGMVQQRLAGIPQWIASAFNIDWNAIGYNIGNGIGQLTVYFLAGLYTLLSALFALPGQAYTSILNLGTWIYNGLIAIPGQIYAGLTGIYNQFTSFLGWLAGLPGQAQSRINKTGADMQAGINAIPGRVQTGLLSIWGQFTSFLGWLAGLPGKAYAYILNMGQQMYVGIAAIPGQVYNGLLNIWNQFTSFIGWIASLPTQLYNAIVAAWDGFVKGITDKMPEITYWLDKIRGLFPHSPPKWGPLVDIMDWGGNMADAIQQGIDEKFPNLASSLANQLTKLQNIGSNIDLGGSLNLNTILGSLAIPQATLQNMSTPQTTQQVSLQFGDIKLEIKNLDSETSNEEVKQKAQILGKELSSTLSDELKDQITNKGILK, from the coding sequence ATGGCAACAACTAAAGAATATGGTATCCTAGTTACTGGAGATATAAATGACATACAAGCTAAATTGAATACCCTTGTAGGAGATATTAGCAAAATACCGGATAAAGTAATTGAATTAACAGCTAATGTCAATGATAAACCAGTAAAAGAATTAGATACCGAATTGGACTCACTGGATGGGCGAGTAGTTAAAACAGATGTTAATGCAGATATATCTGATGCAGAAACTGACGTTAAAAAAGTCATAGAAGATGTAAAAGGAATACCTGATAAAAAAACTGTTAAAATAGATGCCGATGGATCTGAAGCAGAAAGTGAAATAAACAATTTAAAGGACATGTTAGATGACCTTAAACAAACAGCATTAGAATTTGCAACCGGAACCGCCGCAATAGCTGGAATCTCGGGACTATCAGAACAGGATACAGAAGTATCCAATATGAAAAAAAGTACATCTAGCCTGTCTAAAGAGATGGAAGATGTTGCAAATCAAGTGTATAAGGTTACTAGTGCCGATTGGTCAACAATAACAGAAGCTGTTCGATATGTAGTAGGTCAAATGGGTTTAAGTGGTGCTGCCGCTGTAAACATGACTAAAGAAATGATTAATTTTCAGAAAGCGTTCCCATGGACTGATACATACTCTTTAGCAAGGGCAATAAGTTCAGTAATGAAAAATATGGGAGTAGATGCTCAAACAGCATTTAATTTAATTTCCCTGGCAATGCAAAAAACCCAGGATCCTGGTCAGGATTTATTAGATACATTTTGGGAATATTCAAATCAATTTGCACGTATGGGGTGGAGCGCTCAAGAGTTCACAAATTATCTTATAGAAGGATTACAAGAAGGAGCATTCAATTCGGACAAATTAGGAGACGCATTTAAAGAATTAACAATCCGTGTAACTGAAAATAGATCGGGATTTATAGCAATCGCTAAGCAGATGGGATTCACTGAAGCACAGGCAAATAGTTTAGCTGATGCAATAGCAAAAGGTGGGCCGGCTGCTAAAGATGCAGTAAACCAAATAAATTCTAAATTTAGTACTTTACCTCAATCATTACAGGATCAACTTGGACCTAGTTTGTATGGTTCAATGTATGAAGATCTTAGAAAAACAATTCCAAACTCAATTAATAAAGCTCTTAATGAATCAGTAGACGATACAAATGCAGCTGCACAACAAGCAGGTGAAAAAGTAGGGAGTAACACTGGTCAGGGTGTTGCAGATGGATTTATACAGTTTTTAAGACAATTAGGGTTAGGTCCTTTTGTAGATGGATTAAGCGATGTTCTCCAGGAAGCCATATCGATTGTAATGGCCCTCATAATTGGAAAATTAATATTGTCATTACCTCAGATGTATACTATTTTTAAAAATGCAGGGACTAAAGTTTCTGATATAATTAGAACATGGGCATGGGGTTCTGATGCAGGAAATGCAAGCAGAGGATTATTTCAAGCAATAGAAGGAAATATAAAAGATACATCAATTTTGGGTAGAATTACATCCTTTGGAAGCAATGTCGTTGATAAAATAAGAGGATGGTCCATTTTTGGTGATGAAGCCGGTAAAGTCACAATAGACATGGTTGGAAGTGTTGAAGATGGTTTCAAAATGAAACCTTCTTTAATACAAAAAATCACTCAATTTGGATATGATGTGGTAGGAACAGTAACAAAAGTATTTTCATTTATCAAAATTCCATCCATAGATTTAGGTATTGCTAAATTATTTGGGGATCTGCCAATTTCAGGCATAGTAGCAATAGGAGCTAAAATTGCAGGAGCATTAGCTGTTGTTACAATGGGTTTAGATGCATTGTGGAACGCTAGTGATTATTATTCTGAAGGAATCGTTTCAAGTCTTTTAAAAATAACCGGAATAGAAGCATTACTTAATTTTGTAGGATTGGGAGATGGAGTTAAAAATTTTGAAGCATGGGCCGATGGAATAACTGGCTCATTACAACAACTTGTCGATAACCTCTTTGGAAGTGGTTTCGGCCAGATGGTTACTAATTTCGCTGAGGGAATACAAAATACTTTCCGTTCATCAATTGATCTTAGTAGTATTGGTGGATTTTTCAGTAGTTTAGTAGACCTTATAAAAGCACCATTTGTAGATATAGCCAATGAAGGACTTGCCCCATGGCTATTAAGAATTGGCGGTCAAATTTCTGATTATCTAGCACCAATAGGAGGAATGGTCCAACAACGATTAGCAGGCATTCCACAATGGATTGCCTCTGCTTTTAACATAGATTGGAATGCAATAGGTTACAATATAGGGAATGGAATTGGACAACTCACAGTATACTTTTTAGCAGGGTTATATACTCTTTTAAGCGCGTTATTTGCATTACCTGGTCAAGCATATACCTCTATTTTAAACCTTGGAACATGGATTTATAATGGACTTATTGCAATACCTGGTCAAATATACGCTGGATTAACTGGAATTTATAACCAATTCACATCCTTCTTAGGATGGTTAGCAGGATTACCTGGACAGGCCCAAAGTAGAATAAATAAAACTGGCGCAGATATGCAGGCAGGAATTAATGCAATTCCTGGAAGAGTACAGACAGGTCTATTATCAATATGGGGGCAATTTACATCATTCTTAGGATGGTTAGCAGGATTACCAGGTAAAGCTTATGCATATATCCTAAATATGGGACAGCAAATGTATGTGGGAATTGCAGCAATTCCAGGGCAGGTTTACAATGGTCTTTTAAATATTTGGAATCAGTTCACTAGTTTTATTGGATGGATTGCATCATTACCAACACAATTATATAATGCAATTGTCGCAGCATGGGACGGATTTGTTAAAGGAATCACAGATAAAATGCCAGAAATAACCTACTGGTTAGATAAAATACGTGGATTATTCCCACATTCGCCACCAAAATGGGGTCCTTTAGTTGATATAATGGATTGGGGAGGCAACATGGCTGATGCAATCCAGCAGGGAATAGATGAAAAGTTCCCAAATCTTGCAAGTAGTTTAGCAAACCAATTAACAAAATTACAGAATATCGGGTCCAATATCGATTTAGGCGGATCTTTAAATTTAAATACTATTTTAGGCAGCCTTGCAATACCTCAAGCAACCTTACAAAATATGTCAACACCTCAAACAACACAACAAGTTTCACTTCAATTTGGAGATATAAAACTCGAAATTAAAAATTTAGATTCAGAGACATCGAATGAAGAAGTAAAACAGAAAGCCCAAATCCTTGGAAAAGAATTATCAAGCACATTAAGCGATGAATTAAAAGACCAGATAACCAACAAAGGAATTTTAAAATAA